The nucleotide window GTCACCCGCTTCGAGCCGTCACCGACGACCGACGCGCGTGCGGTGATCGCGCCGACCGACGAGATCGACGCGTTCGAACTGCCGCCCGGCGGCACGAAGATCGCCTACGGCGACCCCCCGGACGACGCCCACGTCGAATACTTCGAGCGCGACGTCTGGAGCGAGAACCCGACGCTCGTCCCGGCGACGATCGATCCTGACGACTCCGTTCTCGCGACCGATGGAGGAGGGGTTACGCACACCGCGGTGCTCACTGCCGCCGAGAGCGCGATCGAATCGGTGGCCATGCAGGCGGGCGAGACGATCGCCGTGCGCGCACCGCTCTCTCGACCCGGAACCGTCGCGGGCGGCATCGTCGCCCCACTGCTCGCGGATGCGACCATCACGCTCCCTGACGGCGATATCGTCGCGGATGTGGCGATCGCGAGCGACGACGCACCCGAACCGCGATCGCTTGATCCGGCGGACTGTTTCTGAGTTCTCGATTCATCGAATCGATCCGAAAGAAATATCCATGTGGTGTTCGCTCATCGGCCATGCCAGGAACGCTCATCGAGCAGGGCGAACGGGTCACGCTGCGGACCGTCGAGCGCGAGGACAGCGAGTTCCTCCAGCGTGCACACGCCAATCCCGAAATCCGCTACCCGCTCGGCACCGTCACACATATGAACGACAGCGAGATGGACGACTACTTCGAGGAGTTCATCGAGGACGAACACAACGTCGGTTTCGTCGTCTGTCTCGACGATGCAGGGCCGGACCATCCCGAGGAGGACGAAACCGAACCGATCGGTGTCGTCACTGTCAGGCGCGTCGACTGGGATCGACCTAGCCTAGCCTACTGGCTCGTCCCTGATCATCACGAACAGGGCTACGGCAAAGAGGCGGTCTCGCTCGTCGTCGAGTACGTCTTCCGGACGTTCGACGTCCACAGCCTCGGCGCGCACGCCTTCGATTTCAACGCGGCCTCGCGCGGGCTGCTCGAATCGCTCGGTTTCGTCGAGGAAGGTCGTGCGCGCGAGAATCGATTCATCGATGGCGAGTACCGAGATTCGGTTCAGTACGGACTGTTGCGCCGCGAGTGGCGCGAGCAGTGAGCTACGAGGTGGCTTCGGCCGTATCGCTGATCTTCATTCCCGAGAGCTTATCGACGATCGTGTCGACTTTTCCGTCGAGTTCGTCGACGAACTCCTCGGTCTGCTCGGTCGTGATGGCACCCTGACTCGACGGCTCGATGAGCGATTCCTCTTCGAGCACGCGCAGCGAGTAGCGCACCTTGTGATGGGGGTAGCCCGTCTCGTTGGACATCTTCACGATGCCGATCGGTTCGCTCTCGATGACCATCCGCAGCACCTGCAGATGGCGTTCCAGCATATCGACCTCTTTCTCAAGTCGGTCTATCATGGCATTTGTTAACTCGTGCGTGAGGGGTTTAAACGTTACTCCTCCGGATTCCGGTCGAAAAATCCAGCCACAGTGGGACGACTGCGATCGGCCGGCCCGTCGTCACCGGATTCGCTATTTCGGGCGTTAGTGGCCATGTATCATATACTTTCTGGCCTTCGACACCGAATGACGATGAATACCATCAAGTGGTGTTCGACGTCACCGTCATGACTGCCGGCACATCGAAATCGGTTTACCCGGAAGGTCGGAACCGAAGGACATGACAGTCACCATCGTCGGCGCACAGCTCGGCGACGAGGGCAAGGGCGGAATGGCCGACCGCTGGAGCGAATCGGCCAGCGTGGTATGTCGGTATCAGGGCGGCGACAACGCCGGTCACACCGTCGTCCACGACGGCGAGGAGTACAAGCTCTCGCTGGTACCGAGCGGTGCCATCCGCGGGAAAGTCAACGTACTCGGCAATGGCTGCGTCGTCAACCCCGAGACGCTGTTCGAGGAGCTTGACGCGCTACAGGAGCGCGGCGTCGATCCCGACATCCGGGTTGCCCGCCGCGCGCACGTCATCTTCCCCTATCATCGCGTTCTCGACGGCATCGAGGAAGACGTCAAGAGCGAGAGCGACTTCGACGTCGCCACCACCGGTCGCGGCATCGGCCCGACCTACGAGGACAAGGCCGGCCGGCGCGGCATCCGGATCGGCGACCTGCTCGACACCGACGTGCTGCGCGAGCGCCTCGAATACGTCGTCCCGCAGAAACGCGCGCTCGCCGAGGAGGTCTTCGGCGTCGAGACCGGCGAGGCGTTCGATATCGACGCGCTCTACGACCAGTATGCGGCGTTCGGCGAACGGCTCGCCGAGGAGAACATGACCGTCGATGCCGGGACCTTCCTCGCCGACCGCATCGACGACGGCGAGGACGTGCTCTTCGAGGGTGCACAGGGGACGATCCTCGACATCGATCACGGCAACTACCCCTACGTGACTTCCTCGAACCCGACAGCAGGCGGGACCTGTACCGGCACGGGACTCGGCCCGGGGATCGTCGGTGACGGCGAGATCGTCGGGATCGCCAAGGCCTATCTCTCACGGGTCGGCACCGGCCCCCTTCCCACCGAACTCGGTGGCGTGGTCGGCCAGACGCCCGACTACGACGAGGACACCGAGCGCGGCGACGAGGCACTCGCCACGGAACTCCGCGAGGCTGGCGGTGAATATGGTACTGTCACGGGTCGGCCACGACGCATCGGTTGGCTCGACATGCCGATGCTCCGCCATTCGACGCGCGCGAACGGGTTCACCGGGCTCGTTGTCAACCATATCGACACGCTCGCCGGGCTCGACGAGGTGCGAGTGGGTCATGCCTACACGCTCGATGGCGAGGAGCGACTCACGCTACCGGCGACGACCGAACGGTGGGCCGACTGCGAGGCGTCCTTCCGCAGCTTCGACGGCTGGGACGACGCCGACTGGGACGCGATCGCCGACGAGGGCTACGACGCACTCCCCGAGAACGCACGCGCATATCTGGACTACATCAGCGAGGAACTCGACGTCCCGATCTACGCCGTCGGCGTCGGGCCGGGCCGCGAGCAGACGATCGTCCGCGAGGACCCGCTCGGGTAGACGACACCGCACAGCACTGCCTCCGCCGAAGCCCTCGGGGCGCGCTCACTCCGTTCGCTACTCGCTCGGCTCCGCCTCGCTTGCGCCCCTCGCCCTTCATCCACCAAGAGAGCATAGTCGTTCGAGAGAGCGAAGCTCTCTCGTGATCGTCAAAAGAGCCGAGGGCTCTTTTGGATCTCGCGGGAGCTTCGCTCCCGCTCAATGACGAAAGACGCGAAGCGTCTTTCGAACCACTCTCCTGAGCCTCGGCTCGTTCCACTCGCCGAGACGCCAGGCACCGCCCGGCATCGCCAGCCGCCTCAGCACCGCAGCCGCGGTCACGGACCGCACTACCCCGCAGGCCGCGGCGCGGTCGCCCCGCAACCGCGCCACCCCGCGATCGCCGCTGGGCGAGCGCCACGCTTTTATCACCGCCGGTCGTCGTCTCGCGCATGAATTGGGGCGAGCGACGATGAAGGAGTCGCTGATGGAGATCGTGCGGTGTCCGATGGACAAGCAGGAGCTCGAACTCGAAGTCATCCAGCGAACCGACGACGAGGTGCTCGAAGGGCGACTCGTCTGTTCCGAGTGTGGCGAGGAGTACCCGATCGAGGAGGGGATTCCGAACCTGCTTCCGCCGGACATGCGCGAGGACGCGCCGGCCTGAATATGGCTGAGTCGACCGCTTCGGGGACGCTCTCGGTTCATCTCAACCGTGCGGAGCTCCACGCCGTCGAGCTGCCGGCGACGTTCGCGAGTTCGGATTCGTTCGTCGTCGAGCTCGACAACCACGGTGAGGCGACCCACGTCCATCTCCGTATCGACGACGCGCTCTCCGAGATCGCTTCGATCCCGACGAGCAACCACTACGTCCGTCCGGGCGCGACGGTGCGCGTTCCGATCCGCGTCCACGAGAGCGGCCCCGTCACGGGCCATCTCACCGTCGCCACCGCCTACGGCAGCCAGACCGAGGAGGTCGAGATCACGATCGAGCCGACCGCCGGCAAGCAGCGCGTCGAGATCGACGAATCGCTCATCGAACGCACCGACGACACCGTCGATGCCGGCCCGACGAGCCCCCCGACACGGTCGACGGGCGGCGGGACACGGTCGCGATCGACCGGGAGAACGCGATCGAGCACCGGAGGCATGTCGCGATCGAGTAGTGCAGGCGGCCTCGATAGTTCGGGACTGCTCGGTGCCACGGCGGTGGTGATCCTGCTGGGAATCGCGCTGCTGTTCGTCGAGGGTGTCGCCATGTACATCGGCGCGGTCGCCGTTCTCGCCGGACTCATCGTCGCCGGCTATCTCCTGCTCTCCTGACTCATCTTTTCTCGCGCAGACCCTCGAACTCGCCGTCGGCGAGTCGCTTCGCCCGGAGGTAGCGCGCCCGATACCGGTTCGCGCCGTCGCCGACGTCGGCCTCGCGGATCTCGTCGACGCGTCCGTCGGCGACCGCATCGACCAGCTCCGTCAGCTGCGAGCGCTCGCTCGGCGTCAGTTCGACTTCGTAGGTGCGCGTCTCCTCGCCTTCGAGAACGGCGAACTGTCGGGCGGCGGCGACGACGAGCGAACACGGCTCCCGACAGGGGAACTCACCGTCACCACGGGGTGCGTCGAGAGGCGTCTCTTCGTCCTTGTCCCACTCGCGGCGTTTGAGACACTGTGAATCGACACAGCAGGCCTCGGCGAGGTTTTCGACGCTATCGACGTCGAGATCGTCGATCACGCCGTAGATCCCCGTCTGGCGCTCGGCGGTTTCGCGGAAGTGGCTGACGTCCAGCTTGCCGACCTGTTCGCGATACCAGTTGGCGACCGTCGCCGGGTAGAAAAATTCGACCGTGCGCACGAGATCGCGGCCGTCGAGATCGCCGAAGCGCCAGCCCGCTTGAAGGCTGGGTGCGGTCTTCAGCGGACGATACCGGCCATCGTCGTCAAGCGTGCTGATCTCGCGTGCTTCGCGCGGATCGTGATAGCTGTCGAGCCCCGTGACGGCAGTGGCCGCGTCGGCCGTGTGGCGGAGTTCGTAGCTGCGCTCGCCGTCGGTGCCGAGCGTCGCAGTAACGAGCAGTTGGCCCCACTCGCGCGTGAGCCCGTCGACGAGCGTCTCGTACCGTTCGCGCACGCCGAGTTCGCTCGCGTGTTCGACCCAGCGGAGGAACGCTTCGTTGGTCTCGCTCGTCCCGCGCCAGAAGTGCCAGTTCGAGACGAACCACGGGTTCTCCGTCGCGAGCGCGTCGAACTCCTCCTCGCTCAGGCCGTCGTGGCTCACTTCCGGCGTCACGAACGCGTAGCCCGAATCATCCTGCGTGGCCGACAGCCCATCGCAGGTCACGCCGTCGGCGGCGGCCTCGCGGAGCGCCGCCAACTGGGAATCGTTCATCAATCACCGGCCGCCGGCGTGGCGGTCCGTTTGCGAACGATGTCGAGCGCTTCCTCGACGTCCGCGCCCGCATCGGCCGCGCGTTCGAGCAACACGTCGGCCATGAGCGGTTCGGTCCCGACCGCGCCGGCGTACCAGATTCGTTGGCCCTCGACCTCGGTGGGTGTCTCGTAGCCCTCGCGGTAGTCGTCGGTCAGCCCCATATCCTCGGGGATGTCCTCCTGAGTGTGATAGCCGTCGGCGACGAACAGCGGCACGACGACGACGTCCTCGCTCTCGAAGTAGTCGGTCACGTCGTCGACCTCCGGCTCCTCGTCCATGAACAGCGCATTGACCTCGTCGAACCGGTCCATCTCGCGAACGCGATCAGCGTGGTAGTGAATCGCCTTCGCCGAGTTCTCGTTGCGATTCGTCCCGTGGCCGACGACCGCGAGACCGAACCCCTCGCCCACGTCCGGATCGCCCGTCACCGACTCGGCACGCTGGACGACGACGTCGGACATGGCGGGGTGGGTGCCGACCGGGCCGCAGTAGTGGATCGTTTTATCGACGTCGGCGGCCGTGAGTGTGGCCGTGTCGGCGTCCGTCCCGTCGGAATCCCACAGCGAGACGTCCCAGTCCTCCAGGCGGAGCTCGCGCGGGATGACTTCCTCGGTGAAGTAGCCCTCGCTCACGAACAGCGGCACGACGTAGACCTCCTCGCTCTCGACGGTCCGCAGAACCTCCCGGAAGGAGGGTTCCTCCTTCCAGAACGCCTCGCGCACCTCGTCGAAGGCCCCCGCCGCGCGCACGGTGTCGGCGTGGGTGAAGGTCGGGTCGTGCGAGCCGGGGTTCAGGTGCGAGCCGTGGGCGACGATGACCAGTGCCGGCATACTGAAATCGAGGAGTGCGACCGGTTTAGTGGCTTCGCCTCCCCACTCTTGGGGCGAATCCACTTCACCATCAAATCGACGAACGGGACGGTTGCGGTCGGCGCGCGCTCGCGCTCGTGTGTGAGCCAAGCGAGCACCGAGCGCGGATCGGCGTGTGAGGGATGAGCACCGCAGCGAGCGGAGCGAGCGAGGAGCGCAATCGGCTGGGGAGGTATGTGGGCTGTGGTGGTGCGGTTGCGGTCTCTCATTTGGGTCAGGATTCGCGGTCTCGGTGCGATACATCGTCCACGATTCGGTACGTCGAGTTTTTCGTGCTCGACAGTTCATTCCGAAGCATGACCCTCGCCGCCGACACCAGACGTGCGGTGCGTCGAAACCCGTTCGTGTTCGAGGCGCTCCAGGCGGGCGTGCTCAACTACACCGCCGCCGCACGATTCCTCGATGTCGGTGATCTCGATCCGGTTGCCGCTGCGCTGCGGCGCTACGCCGAGGAGTTGCCCGACCACGAATCCGATGCGCGCGACGCCCGCGTGACGATGCAGAGTGGCCTCGGTGCGGTAAATGTGGACGAGGGAGATGGTGGACCCGACGAAAGCGAGGCGCTACTCGCGGTCGGCAGCCACGCGCTCGTGCCCGATGCCGGGTCGCTGACGGGCGTGCTCGCCACCGGGGAAGTCGATGCCCGAGCGCTCGCGCACGTTCTCGACCGATTGGCCGTCGAGGGAATCGACGTGACGGCTGCGGGCGTTGCCGGTGACGCGCTTCTGATCGCCGTGGATCGGCGGGCGGGTCCCGACGCAGTGCGGGTCGTCGAAGAGGCGCTCGGGGGAGTTGCGACGACTCCGACGGATTGAAGCGCTGGCCCGCGTAGATGGGACGATGACGCTGCGCGTGGAGAACACCCTCACCGGCGAGCGCGAACCGTTCGAGCCACAGGACCCCGATTCCGTACTCTTGTACTACTGTGGCCTGACGGTCTCGGACCGCGCTCATCTCGGCCACGCGCGCACGTGGGTCCACGTCGATGTGATGCACCGCTGGCTCGAACATCTGGGGTACGACGTGCGCCACGTCGAGAATTTTACCGATGTAAACGAGAAAATCGTCGCCCGAGTAGGGGAGAACGACCTCGGCGACTCCGAGGGCGCGGTCGCGCGCGGGTTCATCGAGAAGACGCTCGACGACATGCGCGCGCTCAACCTGAAGCGTGCGGAGGTCTACCCGCGGGTTTCGGAGCATATCCCCGAGATCGTCGACCTCGTCGAGCGACTCGTCGAAGGCGGGCACGCCTACGAGTCGAACGGCTCCGTCTATTTCGACGTGGGAAGCTTCGAATCGTACGGCGAACTCTCGAACCAGCGCCTCGACGAGATCGAATCACAGGGCGATCCCGACGAGCGAAGTGAGAAACGCCATCCGGCCGACTTCGCGCTCTGGAAGGCCGGCGGTGTCTCGCCCGAGGCCGTCGCCGAGCATCGCCACGACGAGGGCGTCGAGCCGTCGTCCGGCCAGACCTGGGAGTCGCCGTGGGGCGAGGGCCGACCGGGCTGGCACATCGAATGCTCGGCGATGAGCATGGCTCATCTCGACGAGACGATCGACATCCACGTCGGCGGACGCGATCTCGTCTTCCCCCATCACGAGAACGAGCGCGCTCAGAGCGAGGCCGCCACGGGCGAGACGTTCAGCGAATACTGGCTCCACGCCGATCTCTTCGCGATGGACGACGAGAAGATGAGTTCGAGCCTCGGCAACTTCATCACCGTCGACGAGGCGCTCGCCGACTACGGCCTGAACGCGATCCGCACCTTCCTGCTGTCGGGCAGCTACAACAGTACCCAGACCTACAGCGAGGCGGCCATCGAGGAAGCCGTCGAACGCGCCGAACGGCTCGAACGTACCCACGAGCGAGCGGTCGCGGCGCTCGACGGGCCCGACGCACGAACGAAGGTCGACGACGAGCGACTGCGCGATGCCGTCGACGACACGCGCGAGGCATTCACGACCGCGATGAACGACGATTTCAACACCAGGGGCGCGCTCGCGGCGCTGCTCGAACTCTCGACGGTCGTCAACTCCCGGCTCGACGCCGAGGACGAACACGATTATCGGGCGCTCAAACGCGCGGTCGAGACGTTCGAGGAGCTCGGCGAAGGGATACTCGGCCTGCAGTTCACCGAGGGGGCGACAGGCGAGGTCGGCATCGCCGACGAGCTCGTCGAACTCCTGCTCGACGTGCGCGAGTCGGCTCGCGAGGCAGGTGACTACGACCGCGCCGACGAGCTCCGGACCGAACTGGAGGCGCTCGGCGTCGAGATTCAGGACACCGACGACGGCCCGACCTACCGCCTGGGGGCGGGCGAATGAAATCCGGCGAGCATTTCCTGCTCAGTATCCCCGTCGTCGGGTGGGTTCTCGCACGCACTGACGAGCGCTCGCCACGCCGACTGGCGGCGCTTGCGGCCTACGGACTCGGGCTCGGCGTACTCATCGATCTCGATCACTTCGTACTCGCCCGACTGCGCGTCGGCGACTGGCACCATCTCACGGACTGTCTGCGGGATCCGAAGCGGGTGTTCGTCGACCAGGAGAACCTCTTCGAGGGGACCGGCGAGATGGCCAGTCTCAGGATTCTGAGTCACGTCCTCATCGGCGGTGCGCTGATCGCGCTCGCGCGGCGGGTGAGCCGTCCGGTCGAGCGGCTCACCGAATCCGTTCTCTTCGTACACGTGCTCGCGGACCTGCTGCGGGACAACGAGATCGTCTGACCGGTTACGTTTCGAGCACGTCGATACAGGCGATACCGTCGCCGTCTTCGAGCGCCATGATCGTCACGCCCATCGTGTTCCGGCCGACGGTCGAGATGTCGCCGACGGGCGTGCGCATGATCTGGCCGGTATCGCTCATCACCACGAGATCGTCGTCGGCGGTCGCGGCCTCGATGGCGGTGACGCGGCCGTTGCGCTCGTTCGTCTTGATGTCCTTCAGTCCCTTGCCGTAGCGCGACTGGGTGCTGTACTCGCTCATCGGCGTGCGCTTGCCGTAGCCGTTCTCGGTGACGGTGAGGAGGTCGGTGTCGTCGGTGGCGGCGACGACCCCCGCGACCGCGTCGTCCCCCTGGAGATCGACGCCGTTGACGCCGCGGGCGCTCCGTCCCATCTCCCGGGCCTCCTCCTTCGGGAAGCGGATCGCCATCCCCTGCTGTGTGCCGATCAGCAGGTCGCCGTCGTCGTCGGTGACTGCGACGTCGACGAGTTCGTCGCCGTCCTCCAGCCGGGTGGCGATCAGTCCGCCCGAGTGGATGTTCTCGAACTCGCTCGCGCAGGTCCGCTTGACGTAGCCGTCGTGCGTGACCATCGTGAGACATTCCTCGTCGGTGAGATCGTCGGTCGCCACGACGGCGGTGATCGCTTCGCCATCGTCGAGATCGACGAGGTTGATCGCGGATTTCCCGCGGGCGGTCCGCCCCATCTCGGGCACCTCGTAGACCTTGAGGCGATAGACGTAGCCCTGATTGGTGAACGTGAGGAGGTAGTCGTGGGTGTTCGCCCGGAACACCGCCGAGACGCGGTCGCCGTCCTTGAGTTTCGTGCCGATAATCCCCTTGCCGCCGCGACCCTGGGGATCGAACTGGCCGGCCGGCATCCGCTTGATGTAGTCGTTCTCGGTCATCACGACGACGACCTCCTCGTCCGGGATGAGGTCCTCGCGCGTGACGGTGCCGTAGTCCTCGACGATCCGTGTCCGGCGGTCGTCGGCGTACTCGTCCTGAACCGCGCGCAGCTCGTCGGTGATGACGCGATCGAGCTCGGCATCGCTCGCGAGGATGGTTTCGAGGCGGTCGATCTCGCTTTCGACGTTCTCGTACTCGGTTTCGATCTCCTCGGCTTCGAGCGCCGTCAGACTCCCCAGCTGCATCCGGACGATGTGGTCGGCCTGTCGCTCGGAGAACTCGTAGACTTCCCTGAGAGCGCTCTTGGCCGCGTCGCGGTCGTCGGCCTCGCGGATCAACTCGACGACGTCGTCGGCGTTTTCGAGCGCCGTCAGTCGCCCGGAGAGGATGTGCGCACGCTCCTCGGCCTCGTCAAGGTCGTGTTGGGAGCGTCGTCGGACGACCTCGCGGCGGTGCTCCAGATAGTGGCCGAGCAGTTCTTTGAGATCGAGCACTTGCGGCTCGCCGTCGACCAGCGCGAGGTTGATGACGCCGAACGTCTTCTCGAGGCAGTGTTCGAGCAGCTGGTTCTCGACGACATCGGTGAGCGCGCCGCGCTTGAGGTCGACGACGATACGGATGCCGTCGCGGTCGGACTCGTCGCGGAGATCGCTCACGCCGTCGAGCGTGCCGTCGTTGACGAGATCGGCGATATGCTCGACGAGTTTGGCCTTGTTCTGCTGGTAGGGGAGTTCGGTGATGACGATGCGCTCGTGGCTACCTGCCTCCTCGATCTCGTAGCTCGCGCGCATCCGCACGCGACCGCGACCGGTGGTGTACGCCGAATGGATCGCCTCGCGACCAACGATCTCAGCGCCCGTGGGGAAGTCCGGCCCCTTTACGTGCTCCATCAGATCCTCGACAGTGCAGTCGGGGTTCTCGATCAGGTGGATCGTCGCGTCGATCACTTCGCCCAGATTGTGCGGCGGGACATTGGTGCTCATCCCGACCGCGATGCCCGAGGAGCCGTTGACGAGAAGGTTCGGGAACGCCGACGGGAGGACGTCCGGCTCTTCGAGACGGTCGTCGTAGTTCGGCGTGAAATCGACGGTGTCCTTCTCGATGTCCGAGAGCAGTTCCTCGGCGATGGAACTCATCCGTGCCTCGGTGTAGCGCATCGCGGCCGGCGGATCGCCGTCGACGGAGCCGAAGTTGCCCTGGCCGTCGACTAGCGGCGCGCGCATCGAGAAGTCCTGGGCCAGCCTGGCGAGCGCGTCGTAGATTGCCGAGTCGCCGTGCGGGTGGTAGTCACCCATCGTGTCCCCGACGACCGAGGAGGACTTTCGGTGGCCCGCGTTCGAGGTGACGCCCTCCTCGTGCATCGCGTAGAGGATGCGCCGATGGACGGGCTTGAGGCCGTCACGGACGTCGGGCAGCGCGCGCCCGGCGATGACGCTCATCGCGTAGTCGATATACGACTGTTCCATCTCGTCTTCGATGCGGACCGAATCGACGTTCGCGGCCGCGTTCGATCCTGGTTGGGGGATGTCTGAACTCATGTGGTGTAGCTATCGGTGATACTGAAACGGGTTACAGCGCGGCTGCCGCGCTGTGGCGGTGCGGCTGCGGGAGCGGTGGGTCGTAGTGGGGGGACCGTTGTCCTTGGTGGATGAAGGGGGAGGCCCGCTTCGGGGGCCGAGGGTTTCGGCGGTGCTGTGCGGGGCGGTGCGGTCACACCAGCGAGCGGGTGTTTTTGGCGTAGCTTTTTCCGAGCACCCCGAAGGAAAACGGTACACGATTAGATATCGACCCAGTCGGCGTCGGTCGCGTGACTCTTGATGAACTGTCGGCGGGGTTCGACGGCGTCACCCATCAGGACGTTGAACATCTTGTCCGCGGCGGCGGCGTCCTCCAGCGTGATCTGCTTCAGGATGCGGTTCTCGGGGTTCATCGTCGTCTCCCAGAGCTGCTCGGGGTTCATCTCGCCCAATCCTTTGAACCGCTGGACCTGATCGGGCGTGCCGCCACACTTCTCTTCGACGATCTCGTCTCGTTCTGCTTCAGTCATCGCGTCGTAGGTTTCGCCGCCGTTGCGAACCCGGTAGAGCGGCGGTTGGGCGGCGTAGACGTAGCCGGCCTCGATCAGCGGCGTGAGATAGCGGTAGAGCAGGGTGAGATAGAGCGTCCGAATGTGCGCGCCATCGACGTCGGCGTCGGTCATGATGATGATCTTGTGATAGCGCGCTTCCTCGACGTCGAACTCCTCGTCGACACCTGCCCCGATGGCGGTGATGAGGTTGCGGATCTTCTCGTTTTCGAGAATGCGATCCAGTCTGTGCTTCTCGACGTTCAGCACCTTGCCGAACAGCGGGAGGATGGCCTGGAACTCGCGGTCGCGACCCTGTTTGGCGCTGCCACCGGCCGAATCGCCCTCGACGATGAACAGTTCGGACTCCGTCGGATCGCGGCTCTGACAGTCGGCGAGCTTGCCCGGCAAGGCTGTGGATTCGAGCGCCGACTTCCGGCGGGTGAGCTCCTCGGCCTTCTTGGCCGCACGGCGGGCCTTGGCCGCCTCGACGGCCTTGCCGATGACCGCCTCGGCGGTGTCGGGATGCTCTTCGAAGTAGGTATCCAGCTGTTCGTGGATGGCGCTCTCGACGACACCACGGACCTCGCTGTTGCCGAGTTTGG belongs to Halococcus qingdaonensis and includes:
- a CDS encoding long-chain fatty acid--CoA ligase — protein: MDTLRGLLVRERRGEGIVLHDATTGREYDARRLLTNAWKTGNFLHHCGVRSGHTVAIVGRTPEALLGFLGAVSIGAVTRFEPSPTTDARAVIAPTDEIDAFELPPGGTKIAYGDPPDDAHVEYFERDVWSENPTLVPATIDPDDSVLATDGGGVTHTAVLTAAESAIESVAMQAGETIAVRAPLSRPGTVAGGIVAPLLADATITLPDGDIVADVAIASDDAPEPRSLDPADCF
- a CDS encoding GNAT family N-acetyltransferase; this translates as MPGTLIEQGERVTLRTVEREDSEFLQRAHANPEIRYPLGTVTHMNDSEMDDYFEEFIEDEHNVGFVVCLDDAGPDHPEEDETEPIGVVTVRRVDWDRPSLAYWLVPDHHEQGYGKEAVSLVVEYVFRTFDVHSLGAHAFDFNAASRGLLESLGFVEEGRARENRFIDGEYRDSVQYGLLRREWREQ
- a CDS encoding adenylosuccinate synthase translates to MTVTIVGAQLGDEGKGGMADRWSESASVVCRYQGGDNAGHTVVHDGEEYKLSLVPSGAIRGKVNVLGNGCVVNPETLFEELDALQERGVDPDIRVARRAHVIFPYHRVLDGIEEDVKSESDFDVATTGRGIGPTYEDKAGRRGIRIGDLLDTDVLRERLEYVVPQKRALAEEVFGVETGEAFDIDALYDQYAAFGERLAEENMTVDAGTFLADRIDDGEDVLFEGAQGTILDIDHGNYPYVTSSNPTAGGTCTGTGLGPGIVGDGEIVGIAKAYLSRVGTGPLPTELGGVVGQTPDYDEDTERGDEALATELREAGGEYGTVTGRPRRIGWLDMPMLRHSTRANGFTGLVVNHIDTLAGLDEVRVGHAYTLDGEERLTLPATTERWADCEASFRSFDGWDDADWDAIADEGYDALPENARAYLDYISEELDVPIYAVGVGPGREQTIVREDPLG
- a CDS encoding methytransferase partner Trm112; the protein is MKESLMEIVRCPMDKQELELEVIQRTDDEVLEGRLVCSECGEEYPIEEGIPNLLPPDMREDAPA
- a CDS encoding DUF7524 family protein, coding for MAESTASGTLSVHLNRAELHAVELPATFASSDSFVVELDNHGEATHVHLRIDDALSEIASIPTSNHYVRPGATVRVPIRVHESGPVTGHLTVATAYGSQTEEVEITIEPTAGKQRVEIDESLIERTDDTVDAGPTSPPTRSTGGGTRSRSTGRTRSSTGGMSRSSSAGGLDSSGLLGATAVVILLGIALLFVEGVAMYIGAVAVLAGLIVAGYLLLS
- a CDS encoding DR2241 family protein, which codes for MNDSQLAALREAAADGVTCDGLSATQDDSGYAFVTPEVSHDGLSEEEFDALATENPWFVSNWHFWRGTSETNEAFLRWVEHASELGVRERYETLVDGLTREWGQLLVTATLGTDGERSYELRHTADAATAVTGLDSYHDPREAREISTLDDDGRYRPLKTAPSLQAGWRFGDLDGRDLVRTVEFFYPATVANWYREQVGKLDVSHFRETAERQTGIYGVIDDLDVDSVENLAEACCVDSQCLKRREWDKDEETPLDAPRGDGEFPCREPCSLVVAAARQFAVLEGEETRTYEVELTPSERSQLTELVDAVADGRVDEIREADVGDGANRYRARYLRAKRLADGEFEGLREKR
- a CDS encoding CbiX/SirB N-terminal domain-containing protein, producing the protein MPALVIVAHGSHLNPGSHDPTFTHADTVRAAGAFDEVREAFWKEEPSFREVLRTVESEEVYVVPLFVSEGYFTEEVIPRELRLEDWDVSLWDSDGTDADTATLTAADVDKTIHYCGPVGTHPAMSDVVVQRAESVTGDPDVGEGFGLAVVGHGTNRNENSAKAIHYHADRVREMDRFDEVNALFMDEEPEVDDVTDYFESEDVVVVPLFVADGYHTQEDIPEDMGLTDDYREGYETPTEVEGQRIWYAGAVGTEPLMADVLLERAADAGADVEEALDIVRKRTATPAAGD
- a CDS encoding DUF7523 family protein; translation: MTLAADTRRAVRRNPFVFEALQAGVLNYTAAARFLDVGDLDPVAAALRRYAEELPDHESDARDARVTMQSGLGAVNVDEGDGGPDESEALLAVGSHALVPDAGSLTGVLATGEVDARALAHVLDRLAVEGIDVTAAGVAGDALLIAVDRRAGPDAVRVVEEALGGVATTPTD
- the cysS gene encoding cysteine--tRNA ligase: MTLRVENTLTGEREPFEPQDPDSVLLYYCGLTVSDRAHLGHARTWVHVDVMHRWLEHLGYDVRHVENFTDVNEKIVARVGENDLGDSEGAVARGFIEKTLDDMRALNLKRAEVYPRVSEHIPEIVDLVERLVEGGHAYESNGSVYFDVGSFESYGELSNQRLDEIESQGDPDERSEKRHPADFALWKAGGVSPEAVAEHRHDEGVEPSSGQTWESPWGEGRPGWHIECSAMSMAHLDETIDIHVGGRDLVFPHHENERAQSEAATGETFSEYWLHADLFAMDDEKMSSSLGNFITVDEALADYGLNAIRTFLLSGSYNSTQTYSEAAIEEAVERAERLERTHERAVAALDGPDARTKVDDERLRDAVDDTREAFTTAMNDDFNTRGALAALLELSTVVNSRLDAEDEHDYRALKRAVETFEELGEGILGLQFTEGATGEVGIADELVELLLDVRESAREAGDYDRADELRTELEALGVEIQDTDDGPTYRLGAGE